Within the Dryobates pubescens isolate bDryPub1 chromosome 25, bDryPub1.pri, whole genome shotgun sequence genome, the region GTTGAGctctcagctgcttttcccTCAATGGCTTTTTATTGCACCATTGTTCGCcttgctctgggctgctctctaTGTTGGTAGCCATGTAATGGCTACAGCAGGAATAAGTGGCTGGCTGGGACCAAGCCTAGGGATAGTGTTTTTGGACCAAGCCTAGGGATAGTGTTTTTGGACCAAGCCTAGGGATAGTGTTTTTGGACCAAGCCTAGGGATAGTGTTTTTGGGCTGTTCTGCCTCTGGGCaaattgttttgttatttttttcccccaagtctCTGCAGATTCTGTGCCCTAAAGGACCAAATATGCTGATGGCAATTAGAGAATATCCAGGTGCTAAGCATAGCTGAGTTGCAGCTTAATGGGTACAGCTTGGCTCTTGGTGAGCTGCAAGATCAAGCTCTCTTCCAGAGCTATGTCAACAGACCTCTGATGTGCAGGCGACAGATCTTCCTCTCCAGTTGCCTTCTTGTCTGCTGAAGGCTTTCTTCCTATGCAGGCTTTCCTCTCACAGGAGCTGACTTCTGTGGAGTCCTTGGGTTGCTATCACTGTGATCTGTAGCTGGCCGAAAGTACCTGTGTGGGAGGACAGGTTAAACTTTTCACCCTCTCTATTTCTGGTGATTAAAATCTTCAGCTTTTGCACCTGGGTTAGGGcagcaaagagaagcagaaggtgGCCTGAGTGgaaaacatagaatacatagaataaaccaggttggaagagaccttcaagatcaccgcgtccaacccatcacccaatccaacaccacctaaacaactaacccacggcaccaagcaccccatcaagtctcctcccgaacacctccagtgatggtgactccaccacctccccaggcagcccattccaatgtgcaatcactctctctgtatggaactttttcctaacatccagcctgaacctcccctggtgcagcctgagactgtgtcctcttgttctggtactggctgcctgggagaagagaccaacatccgtctgtctacaacctcccttcagggagttggagagagcaataaggtctcccctgagtctcctcttctccaggctaagcaaccccagctccctcagcctctcctcacagggctgtgttccaaacccctcaccaaccttgttgctcttctctggactcgctccagcaagtcaacctccttcctaaactgaggggcccagaactgggcacaggactcgaggtgcggcctaagcAGTAGCTCTGAGAAACCAGAGACTGAGGAGCGGCATTAATTTCCTCTCGTTTGCATTGGCTCCATCTTCCACAGCGTGTGCTGGGATAGCTCTTGCTTTGTCTGGGCTGGTGTGGTGTCTGTTCCCATGGAAATGGGGGTGGAAATGGCAAGTGTCATCAGAGAACTTCTGGGTCAGCGTCTGCCTGAAGTGCCAGTGGGCAGCTGGTATCCAGAGTCTTCCCTCCTGCTTCGATGGTGAATTACTTGATTTGGAGCTGGAGGCATGGATCTGTTTGCATCTGCACAGCAGTCCTGACGCAGTGAAGCGTTGAGTGGGGTTAAGGTCTTTTGAGGGCTGCTCTAGCAGTGATGAAGTAATGCCTGAAAGCAGATGCTATGATTTCCATTGTTTTCTCAGTTCTTGCCCCATGTGGGAATGGTGCTTGAGCCTTCCTGAGGGGATTAGATGCCTGCAGACAGTGGGTAGATGCCTGTTCAGCCGAGaggactgcaggagctgctggtgctcttGAAActcttctctgtctttcttgctTTTTGCTTGCTGTCCTCGAGCTGGCAGGAGTTGCATGGCTGTGGTAAGAAGAAAGGGATTTGTGAGGTGTCTGATGCTTTTGACCCTCTTGCCATTGCCCAGGTTGCCACTTGAGGAGAGCGAGCCTCTAACAGCTGGTACCATGGAGTGCTGACTTCATAGCCACTGAGGGGACGGGGGAGTCCAGCCCGTccggcagggctgtggctttgTTCTCACCTTCTGGAACTGGAAATTGTTAGAAAAGATTCTAGGTGGTTTTCCTCTTTGAAGCAGGAGTCAATGGCCAAGTCCCTTGGCTCTGTGCCCCGTTTGTGGAACAGACTCTTCTTTCTGAAGGGACAGGAGTGAATTTGCTGTGTCTGagactgcagcagggccagtCCTGGCTTTCTACAGgacctggctgctggggctttgtctctctgctttggccctggtggtgctgcctcctgggcCCAGCAATCAGAGAgacaggtctggtgaggggGGAAGTGCTAATGCCACTGGGGAAGTATCTGAAGTGCCACTTCCAGGTGCCTCAGGAAGTAACCCtttctctgctttgtgctggaAACCCAGCGTCTGACTACGGCATGAAGCTGCCGATCCTGCGCTCCAACGCGGAGGATCAGATTCTGTACCAGACCGAGCGCTACAACGAGGAGACCTTTGGCTACGAGGTTCCCATCAAAGAGGAAGGTGACTATGTGCTGGTGTTGAAGTTTGCAGAGGTCTATTTTGCGCAGTCGCAGCAGAAGgtaagcagcagctcctcgcTCAGCTCTGGGATGTGAGTTCTTGGCTAGGGCTGTGTGTCCAGCTTGCCTGGGCTGCTTTGCATGCTGGAGGAAGAAGTGAAGCAAGGCACCAATGGTTCCCGTAGTGCCCAGAGCCTCTCGTGGGCTCTGAAACTTTGATCTCTCTTCCACATTCCAGATAAACAGTTTCCAGTTGGCCTGGCAAGCTGCGCCACAGGCGGTTCAGAGAACGTGCAGCTGAACATAACCAGCGCTGGagcttccccagctgctcaggCCCTGCTGCCTTTGAGCAGAAGTGGGTTTGCCTTTGCCCTGAACGCTGGCTCCTGACCTGACAGGCACGCTTGTGCTGCAAGGAGGCATTGCAcagactggagcagggaggtgatcaaaCCAAGTTGTATAAATGTGATACTGCTTCAGGCTGGTCCTGAAAGCACGGAGTTGAATTCAGCCATCTTTTGGCTCTTCAGGAGTGGACAGGGATCATTCTCTAAAATccctcacacacacatgtgGAAGCAGAAGCACAAGGAACTCAGAGCTCTGTGATCAGATGGGAGAGCAGTGGTGGTCTGTGCTTTAGGCTGCTTTCCTCCAACTCCATCAGCTTCTTTAGAGCCCTGCTCCTCAAGCACTGTGCAGTCTTTGTGCCAGAGAAGTATTTCAGGGAACAGAACTGGTGGGGCTGGCTTACAGAGTGGATGCAAAGAGCAGCCTCAGATGAAAGTGGAGGGCTGGGGCATCCTTGATTTCTCTTCCTTCATGTGGTTCGGCTGGGATTCCCCAGGTGCCTTTTGAGTCACGACTGCCCTGGGGAGGACTCTGAATCCACAGATGTGGCTAGCAGTTCAGGGCTTTGCCTCCTACAAACCCAGTGCCCTTCATCAGCTcgtttcctctgctctgctgcaggctgttagTTAGAAACGGCTTAGTTCCCTAGGGTGTGGCGtgccacagccaccctggggTGATGGGAGCAGATCCTCATCCAGTAGGTGGAAAGTAAGTAGTGAAAGGGGAGTATGACTAAGCCAGAACAAAACTGTGCTGTCCTCAGTTCTGAACAGCAGGTGTAAGCATTGTTCTAAGAGGAGGCAGATGTCAGGGTATTTGAAAGCAATGTTAATGCTTCAGTGTCTTTCCTGGATTGCTTTTGTGCTCTGCATCCTTCCCAGGGGAATGGAGCTTGCATGGTGGGACAGTGCATGCTGCAATGCTGTCTTGTGCTGGGTGCAGAACAAGCAGAGGCCTTTCCTCTCTGTTCTCCTTTCAGTTGTTGTGGGCCTGAATGCATTCTGACACTGTCATTTCTTCCACCCTGAAGGTATTTGATGTCCGCTTGAATGGCCACGTGGTGGTGAAGGACTTGGACATTTTTGACAGAGTtggacacagcacagctcacgATGAGATCATTCCCATGAGTATCAGAAAGGGGAAGCTGAGTGTCCAGGGGGAGGTTTCCACATTCACAGGAAAGCTCCACATTGAGTTTGTAAAGGTAACAAGCTTTtctgggcagagctctgctcttctttttccctttctttcctcagcTGGGAAGAATATTTCTTGCCTCTTAGGCTGCATCACTAACCCCTCCTTTGCTTTCTCTAGGGCTACTATGACAATCCCAAAATCTGTGCCCTATACATCCTGCAAGGAACAGTGGAAGGTAAGCACAGTTTCTGAGCCAGAAGGCTCTTCCTTCTtggagagcagcctgtgctTCTCAGACCATGAGATCATAGCTCTTACTGATCCACCTCTGCCAAAAGTGCTTCTTTCAGTTTCCCACAGCGTGCAGTTGCAGTGTGAAGTAGCTGCACAGTGCCCTGGTCCCTGAGATGCACAAAGCTGTGTCATCTGTGTAATGAGAAAATCCCCTTTGCTGTGGGGGAGAGGAACATGTCTGGTCACTCTTAGCTTATAGCCACAGATAACTTCTCTGTGGCCTTGGatgtcagcagcagccccacagacAGTAATCTGCAGAATGCTGCTGTTACctggagctgtgttttgcaCTCCCAGCtcaaggaggcagcagtggcttttcacaggggaggtttagggccCCTCCCTGACTAAAGCATCAGTTTGCTTTGCTGATGAGGGACTGCCAAGTGCTTCTGGGGATTTGCTGTGTGGGGAGCCTGCAGTTCAGGCTCTAGGCACAGATCACCGAGCTTGAGTGGGGCTGGGTCAtgctgctccaacaggtctggGTGGTGGGGCAGCGGTGTGAGGTAGGACCATTTGTGGTTCCCCTTCCTGTTTGCACCTGTATCTGCtggtcctgcaggcagcaagtgCTTGTTCTTGACTAGATCTCACTGAGCAGCTGTGTTGCCTGACTGTATGTTCTCAGCATGCTTCTGAGCTGTCACTTCTCCTGTGTGACATGTAGAGGGATGTCATTGCCTTTGCAGACTCTTGCCTCACAGAGGGAGGAAACAGTGCTGTGAGCTCTGAGGGAGGATGCTTGGTGGCTGTGGTGTTGATGTGTTGTCTGATGCTCTGCTGCCCATCTTCAGGCTGgactggggagaagggggaggaagtgCCTGGAGTGATTTCCCAGGTTACATCCTGCCTCCTTGTAACTTTTTGTCTTGTCCAACAGATGTTCCAAAGCTGCAGCCGCACCCAGGTctggagaaaaaagaggaagatgatgatgaagatgagTATGATGATGGCTCCAGCATTAAAAAACAGGCAAATAAGAACCGGGTCCAGTCAGGCCCACGCACACCAAACCCCTATGCCTCAGACAACAGCAGCCTCATGTTTCCTATATTGGTGGCCTTTGGTGTCTTCATCCCTACCCTCTTCTGCCTCTGCCGATTGTGAGagcaagccctgcagagcatcagccgaggggctgggagggaaggagttGGACCAAACACAGTTGCTTTCAATTTCTCCATATTGTTCATAatttaagggaaaaacaaaacaacgacaaaaaagaacacaaaaagaaaaaaaaaagagggaaaaaaggtgaTTGATTTGGAATGCAAAGCAGGTCCAGGTGAGAGggagcttcccctccccctgccagcaagcagcacagccctcgCCTTCCCCTCCGCACCTCTCCAGGGCATCCAAGAGCCCTGGCAGTCTGTGTatggagctgctgaaggccGATGCTGCCAGTCCCGGGCCGTGCCCCACACCGAGAGGAAGCCATGTGCTGCAGGatctctgcctgtgctgggtggAATGTGGTTCCTtaaggaggggagcagctggtAAGAGCAGGCCTGGGCACACGTTCTGCCTGGGAGCGCTGTGGTGCTGTTGGGTGTCCAGCACCTCTGGAacacagagcctggctcagcaTCCCCCacactgtgagcaacctgacatGGTAGtggcctgcagcccctgtggagatgttctcctcccaacactgcaagctgtgccaggagcagaggggttTGTCTGGCCTGATTTGCTGCACTGGTTGGGAGGGACTTTGCTAGGCTGGCACTTGTTAGCCCCATTGCAGAGGGAGTCTGCTGTAGCCCAGGAGAGCCTGATGTTGGTAGCATCTGAGCAGATGCTCTTGCTTTCTGCAttggttttggcttttgtttcctttcttagctttttcaaatgtttcattttaagCCTAGTTCCTTGGTTTGCCCTTTCTAGCAAGTAACTTCTCTGGGAGAAGCTGAGATTTAGATGACCTAGAGAGGAAGATTTCTCGCCCTTCCTGACAGTTAGCTCCCTGCCCCATGACTGAACAGCCTGTGCTGTAGGACAGAGTGGAGCAACCTCCTGGATACTCTCTGGGGATGTTCCTTGCCACAGGGACCagcgctgcctgcctgcagtggtGAGAAGTGCAGTGGAGTTCGTCCATGTCCAGTCAGCTGGGCCTCTTGTGTGTCTGAGGCCCTGTAGTGAAGGGACAGATGTCCAACATTCAGTGCTGTAGAGCAAGGTGGTTTGCTGCCCTCTAGAAATCTGTAAGTGAGCAAACACTGGAGACAGGGTCACCTGCTGTTCCCAGGGATGTTTGCTTGCACATGTAGAGcctgtgcctgcctggcaggggctgagctccacgagagccctggctgtgcctgctgccttctcttggGCTTGGCCTCTCACATGCTGAGCAGTCATGGCTAGCAGGACGGTGATCTGTGCGCTGGAGATCTGTCCCAGGCAGGCTTGGGTCCTTGTGGGTCAGCCTGGGTGCTGGTGAGCTCTGGGCTCACAGAACACTTCACCTCATGCTGTCTCTTGTCCTCAGAAGTGTTTTCTCTTTACCTGGTGCAGTGGCACTGAGCAGTGTCCTCGCCGCTGCTTCTCCCTGTGCCTGAGGTGTCATGGATTTGACCCCGTGCAGCGGCTCAGCCTTCACTTGAGTTTCTGCAGGAGAAGCctttctgctctcctgtgcccaggcagctgaagCCTTCacttcctcccagccctgcagctgtgacctgagctgtcagctccagctccggaggggagctggggaggtgccaagcagggctctgcacagcagtggcACTGAACCCTGCCTGTCTGGTtgcatgcagcactgctgcaggcctgACCCTCATCTGTGTGAGCTAAAAAGCAAGCAGTAGGACCTTAACTGCCTTCTTTCCAATTGCACAAGTGGTAATAGCCAGTCTGGGAGAAGCAAAGGGGTCTGTGCTGCAGTgcaaggagaagagaggctTTAGAGAGAGCAGATCCTAACAGATGAAAAGGTGGCAAGCTTGAAGGTGTCTGCTTTGTCTTCTAGCTGCTGTGAAAATCTTAGTGCTGATAAAACTCCTAAAACACAAGCTCTGGGTTGTGGTGGTTCCTGCAGAGTGCTCCAGTGTTTTGGGGACTGCTCTAACTGGAGCACCGAGACATTTAGATCTCTATCAGCTTTGGGAAGCATGAACTGTGCTGATTTGTTAAGCAAAGAATCTGGACTTGAAAAGCAAGCTTGcctgtgaggagctgctcccctcagggcttctgggctgcatttTATTTGAGTATCCTTAAGGAATCATTCAGCTTCTCCTGGTTCACCCAGTGATCTGCACCTTGCctagcagcaggagaggggtgTGCAGAAGTCGGAAACTTCCAGGGTAGTTTATCCCTGccttccctggcagccagggcaCCCATTTTGTGCCATTAGCCACCCTTGGGCAATGCTGTATAGGGTGAGCTGTTGTGTTCTGGTTGCTCAGCTGGGATGGATTTGTCTTACTTGAATAAgaacagggaggaggaagagttcATCCTTCACGACTCCAATTTAGTCGTTCTGGCTCTGGTTTTATTCATCTTTGTCACTACAGAGCTGgtggctgggtggctgtggggtTCCTGACCTGGTTATGGAGCCATGAGCCATTTTCCTTGCTGGGCCAGCCCTTGACAGCTTTGCCTGGGAAGGAGCCTTCAAATAAGGGGTGTGGGAGCACAGGAGGATAGTAGGTGACAACCAGTCAGCACCTCACTGGGAATGGCACACTTGGGCTGGCTCCTCATGGCATCTCTGCGTGGCACCTGCAGGCCAGAGAGATGGGTGTAATGAGGTACCTGGTCCTGGGCAAGAGAAAATGTGGGTtggctgcagccttccagaatGGAAAGCTGTTGAACTGAGATGGGTTAGAGACAAACCTGTTTGTGCTTcgctgcctctccccagcagcaggcaggtggagcctgtgtccctgtgcagcagtGTGGGTGCTGGGTCAGGCTAGGCCTTGACTTGGTGTGCAGAGCAGTGGTGTACAGAGGGACCCATAAGGCAGTTGAATAAAGTTTCCGCTTGTTGGTCATGTTTTGGGCCAGGATTCCAGAGCCTGTTTTAATTATGCCCTCCTCAGTACCTCTGAGCCAGGCCATTTTCCCCTTGTGTgtgactggaacagctctgacCCTTTTGAGTATGCCAGGTGGCAGTGAGCAGAAAGCCAaatgacttcccttctcttttgtgCCTTTGTCTCAGGCTTTGAATAGAAGTCTACCTGGAGAaagttgtgttggtttttcttttttctttctttttttaagggcTTCCTgagttgtttttccttttcccccaggggtcaggccttccctgcccctgtgaTCAGACGGGGACTGTCTCACTGTCCCTGGATGCCAGCTCCAGAGGTCACAGCTGAAGCAGAGAACTGTGAACAAGTAGCTTTGGTTCCAGCCCTTGAGGTCACTGGAAAAAACACCTAGCAGGGGCAGAAGAACTGGAAGAGCTCCTTCAGGTCTGGCCTCCTGCAGAAATCTCCTGAAGGCAGAACAGAGAACTTCCAGATGGTCTGGTGCCTGTGTGCCCGTGTCTGTGCAGTTCAGAGCTGAATGAGTCtgaccagggagcagagccctgtgcttctgtgcttcaTCTTCTTAGCCTTTATGTTGGAATGGGATTGCAGCATGCAGGGAAGTGTTTTGGTGTGGGAAGCTGGGCTGAACAGGCCTGGTTGTGATGGAAAACAGCAGGAGAAGagggccagcagagcagcttcatcCCTTGGTGTGAGACAGGTTCTGAGCAGCTGTGAAGGACGAAGTGTttcaggctctgttcagtgctCCAGTGTGGAAGAAATTTGTCTGCTTCTTGCACTTAGGTGATGGGGAGGGAAACAGCcttgcagagaggccaaggggtcTGGGAGCTGGGCCAGCACTGAACCAGCTTACCTGctggtgctcctgcagctccaaatGCCAAAGCCTCATACAATTCAGGAATGCTTTTTCTAGCATCAGCCTGGTTCCACCAGTCTGTCCTCACTGCCGCTTCCAGCGTGGCTCAGCTGTTCTCGGCggcacaaacacagcagcaggctggagctgtgagGGCTCAGGAATGTGATGACAGGAtccagcctcctgtgctgcccaggggggctggggcacctctgtTTCATCTTGGGTCCAGATGTATTTGTCCCAGGAGCGTGGTGGCAGCTGCATTGCAGTGgtgtggggctggatgggaggggagaagcaggtccatgtcttccGGGACTCTGGTGTGTTCAGAGTTTATTGTGAATATTAAATACTATTTTTGGAGATTGGGGGAAGAtgtgggagggggagggatgTGGCAAGGCTGTCCCCAGTCTGATCAGTGGGATGCTGCTGCAGATTATTGATAGGCTTtgatttgaattttttttcaagaaagtgcttactaaaaaaaaaaaaggaaaaatactggACAAAGAGAagtgcttccctccctccctccctccctccctcccaaggagcagtgctggctggtcAGAAAATGTCAATATCCATTTGCAAACGTGAGGAGTCTCTGCTGAAGGATTTGTGATGGAGATCTCTAGGCAGGGGGGAAGGTACATCTTGAACCAGTTTAACTGGGGAGAACGAAGCTAGGGAGCCTGGGATCTCTGCCCTAGGGAAGCTCCCCATCAGCACAGCGGGGATGTGCCTGTGTCCCCCTGGCTCTGTCACCCCCTGACAGCTGTGGGCAAGGACACTGCACtgaagcagaggctggagagctgccggTGAGCGCTGGCTTCAGTTTCTCCTGGTTTCAGCAAAGGCTTcgtgtgtgcagggcagtgctcagGAAGTAGCCAGGTTGGTAAAGCAGCCCTGGCGACCACAAAAGCAGAGGCAGGATTTGTGCTTCATGccaggggacagcagccaggactgtgaggagctgtgcaggTGACAGTGATGCTCAGGTCCCATTGATGTGGCAGCTTTCAGTGCTGGCAGGTGgtcccactgctctgtggtgcccagctgcacaggctgGGACACGTGGAAGGGACTCCTGCTGTTGGCTCTGAGGTCACATCACAAACTGCTTGCAGCTGCAGGTCCAAGTTGTCTGTAAAGGCCAAAGCAGCGTGGGGAGAgatctctgtgtgtctgtcagCAGTACAGAGGGGGTGATTTTGCTGCCTATTGCTTTGTGTCACAGCAACCCACAGTGACCTCGCTTCAGTTT harbors:
- the MLEC gene encoding malectin, producing MVGAGARGAPRLSPLLPPLLLLLLLLLRGAAGGLADSVVWAVNAGGDAHVDVNGIHFRKDPLEGRVGRASDYGMKLPILRSNAEDQILYQTERYNEETFGYEVPIKEEGDYVLVLKFAEVYFAQSQQKVFDVRLNGHVVVKDLDIFDRVGHSTAHDEIIPMSIRKGKLSVQGEVSTFTGKLHIEFVKGYYDNPKICALYILQGTVEDVPKLQPHPGLEKKEEDDDEDEYDDGSSIKKQANKNRVQSGPRTPNPYASDNSSLMFPILVAFGVFIPTLFCLCRL